A section of the Phacochoerus africanus isolate WHEZ1 chromosome 4, ROS_Pafr_v1, whole genome shotgun sequence genome encodes:
- the LOC125126369 gene encoding F-box/LRR-repeat protein 21-like isoform X1, protein MDGGEYPLAAVTSFRSFRVNSNLEASFRMKRNHLSLVNKVVQASPPVKQPKLESCSSFDQTHVYTVLLDWGSLPHHVVLRVFQYLPLIDRARASSVCRRWNEVFHVPDLWRKFEFELNQSATGSHLSSPHPDLIRQIIKKHAAHLQYVSFKVDGSTESAEAACDILSQLVNCSLQTLGLISTAKPSFMNVSKSHFVAALTVVIVNSTSSSSIKIEDTPADDPSLKILVANNSDTLRRLKMSSCPHVSSDGILCVADHCQGLRELALNYSMLSDALLLALSRETHVSLEHLRIDVVSENPGQVGFPSIEKQSWRALTRRSPAVNVVLYFFLYEEELETFFREDTPVTHLYFGRSVSRAVLGRIGLNCPRLIELVVCANGLQALDNELICIGEHCHSLTALGLSECEVSCSALIEFVRRCGRRLTQLSITEDVLTPDGDYSLDEMHTEVSKHLGRIWFPDVTPLW, encoded by the exons ATGGATGGCGGTGAGTACCCCCTGGCAGCAGTTACTTCATTTCGTTCATTCAGAGTGAACTCTAACTTGGAAGCCTCCTTTAG aATGAAGAGGAACCATTTATCTCTTGTGAATAAAGTTGTCCAGGCTTCACCACCAGTGAAGCAGCCAAAACTTGAGTCCTGCTCTTCTTTCGACCAGACTCATGTGTACACTGTCCTTCTAGACTGGGGGAGTTTGCCTCACCACGTAGTATTACGTGTGTTTCAGTATCTTCCTTTAATAGATCGGGCCCGGGCATCTTCTGTGTGCAGGAGATGGAATGAAGTTTTTCATGTTCCTGACCTTTGGCGCAAGTTTGAGTTTGAACTGAACCAGTCAGCTACGGGGTCGCATTTGAGCTCCCCTCATCCCGATCTCATTCGGCAGATCATTAAAAAGCACGCCGCCCATCTCCAGTATGTCAGTTTCAAG GTTGATGGTAGTACTGAATCAGCAGAAGCTGCCTGTGATATACTTTCTCAGCTGGTGAATTGTTCTCTCCAGACCTTGGGCTTGATTTCAACGGCTAAGCCAAGCTTTATGAATGTGTCAAAG TCTCATTTTGTGGCAGCACTTACAGTTGTTATTGTCAactcaacatcatcatcatcaatcaAAATTGAAGACACACCAGCGGATGATCCTTCTTTGAAGATTCTTGTGGCCAATAACAGTGATACTCTAAGACGCCTAAAAATGAGTAGCTGTCCTCATGTTTCATCGGATG GGATCCTTTGTGTGGCTGATCATTGCCAAGGCCTTAGAGAACTGGCACTGAATTATTCCATGCTCAGTGATGCACTTCTCCTGGCACTTTCACGTGAGACGCATGTCAGCCTTGAACATCTTCGAATAGATGTTGTGAGTGAAAATCCCGGACAAGTTGGATTTCCTTCCATTGAAAAACAAAGTTGGCGTGCCCTTACCAGGCGCTCGCCGGCAGTTAATGTTGTTCTGTACTTCTTTTTGTATGAAGAGGAGCTGGAGACCTTCTTCAGAGAAGACACCCCCGTTACGCACCTTTATTTTGGTCGTTCAGTAAGCAGAGCGGTTCTAGGACGGATAGGTCTCAACTGCCCTCGGCTGATCGAGTTAGTAGTGTGTGCTAATGGTCTTCAGGCGCTtgacaatgaacttatttgtattGGTGAACACTGTCACAGCCTAACAGCCTTGGGCCTCAGCGAATGTGAAGTGAGCTGCAGTGCGCTCATTGAGTTTGTCAGGCGGTGCGGGAGGAGGCTAACGCAGCTCTCTATAACCGAGGACGTTTTGACCCCTGATGGTGATTACAGCCTGGATGAAATGCACACCGAAGTCTCCAAACACTTGGGAAGAATATGGTTCCCGGATGTCACGCCTCTCTGGTAA
- the LOC125126369 gene encoding F-box/LRR-repeat protein 21-like isoform X2 — MKRNHLSLVNKVVQASPPVKQPKLESCSSFDQTHVYTVLLDWGSLPHHVVLRVFQYLPLIDRARASSVCRRWNEVFHVPDLWRKFEFELNQSATGSHLSSPHPDLIRQIIKKHAAHLQYVSFKVDGSTESAEAACDILSQLVNCSLQTLGLISTAKPSFMNVSKSHFVAALTVVIVNSTSSSSIKIEDTPADDPSLKILVANNSDTLRRLKMSSCPHVSSDGILCVADHCQGLRELALNYSMLSDALLLALSRETHVSLEHLRIDVVSENPGQVGFPSIEKQSWRALTRRSPAVNVVLYFFLYEEELETFFREDTPVTHLYFGRSVSRAVLGRIGLNCPRLIELVVCANGLQALDNELICIGEHCHSLTALGLSECEVSCSALIEFVRRCGRRLTQLSITEDVLTPDGDYSLDEMHTEVSKHLGRIWFPDVTPLW, encoded by the exons ATGAAGAGGAACCATTTATCTCTTGTGAATAAAGTTGTCCAGGCTTCACCACCAGTGAAGCAGCCAAAACTTGAGTCCTGCTCTTCTTTCGACCAGACTCATGTGTACACTGTCCTTCTAGACTGGGGGAGTTTGCCTCACCACGTAGTATTACGTGTGTTTCAGTATCTTCCTTTAATAGATCGGGCCCGGGCATCTTCTGTGTGCAGGAGATGGAATGAAGTTTTTCATGTTCCTGACCTTTGGCGCAAGTTTGAGTTTGAACTGAACCAGTCAGCTACGGGGTCGCATTTGAGCTCCCCTCATCCCGATCTCATTCGGCAGATCATTAAAAAGCACGCCGCCCATCTCCAGTATGTCAGTTTCAAG GTTGATGGTAGTACTGAATCAGCAGAAGCTGCCTGTGATATACTTTCTCAGCTGGTGAATTGTTCTCTCCAGACCTTGGGCTTGATTTCAACGGCTAAGCCAAGCTTTATGAATGTGTCAAAG TCTCATTTTGTGGCAGCACTTACAGTTGTTATTGTCAactcaacatcatcatcatcaatcaAAATTGAAGACACACCAGCGGATGATCCTTCTTTGAAGATTCTTGTGGCCAATAACAGTGATACTCTAAGACGCCTAAAAATGAGTAGCTGTCCTCATGTTTCATCGGATG GGATCCTTTGTGTGGCTGATCATTGCCAAGGCCTTAGAGAACTGGCACTGAATTATTCCATGCTCAGTGATGCACTTCTCCTGGCACTTTCACGTGAGACGCATGTCAGCCTTGAACATCTTCGAATAGATGTTGTGAGTGAAAATCCCGGACAAGTTGGATTTCCTTCCATTGAAAAACAAAGTTGGCGTGCCCTTACCAGGCGCTCGCCGGCAGTTAATGTTGTTCTGTACTTCTTTTTGTATGAAGAGGAGCTGGAGACCTTCTTCAGAGAAGACACCCCCGTTACGCACCTTTATTTTGGTCGTTCAGTAAGCAGAGCGGTTCTAGGACGGATAGGTCTCAACTGCCCTCGGCTGATCGAGTTAGTAGTGTGTGCTAATGGTCTTCAGGCGCTtgacaatgaacttatttgtattGGTGAACACTGTCACAGCCTAACAGCCTTGGGCCTCAGCGAATGTGAAGTGAGCTGCAGTGCGCTCATTGAGTTTGTCAGGCGGTGCGGGAGGAGGCTAACGCAGCTCTCTATAACCGAGGACGTTTTGACCCCTGATGGTGATTACAGCCTGGATGAAATGCACACCGAAGTCTCCAAACACTTGGGAAGAATATGGTTCCCGGATGTCACGCCTCTCTGGTAA
- the LECT2 gene encoding leukocyte cell-derived chemotaxin-2, whose amino-acid sequence MGGQSPMFFTGVLLAVLISPALAGPWAIICAGKSSNEIRTCDSHGCGQYTAQRNQRLHQGVDILCSDGSTVYAPFTGMIVGQEKPYKNRNAINNGVRISGRGFCIKMFYIKPVKYKGSIKKGEKLGTLLPLQKVYPGIQSHVHIENCDLTDPTVYL is encoded by the exons ATGGGAGGCCAAAGCCCCATGTTTTTCACTGGAGTCCTTTTGGCTGTTTTGATTTCGCCTG caCTGGCTGGACCGTGGGCCATTATATGTGCCGGCAAGTCTTCCAATGAGATCAGGACGTGTGacagccatggctgtggccagtacACTGCTCAGAG AAATCAGAGGCTTCACCAGGGTGTGGACATCTTGTGCTCAGATGGATCTACCGTGTATGCACCTTTCACTGGAATGATTGTGGGCCAGGAGAAAccttataaaaacagaaatgccaTCAATAACGGTGTCCGGATCTCTGGAAGAG gTTTCTGTATTAAAATGTTCTACATTAAGCCAGTTAAATACAAAGGTTCTATCAAGAAGGGAGAAAAACTGGGAACACTCCTGCCCTTGCAGAAAGTGTATCCTGGCATACAATCTCATGTACATATTGAAAACTGTGACTTGACTGATCCTACTGTGTACCTATAA
- the LOC125126369 gene encoding F-box/LRR-repeat protein 21-like isoform X4: MDGGEYPLAAVTSFRSFRVNSNLEASFRMKRNHLSLVNKVVQASPPVKQPKLESCSSFDQTHVYTVLLDWGSLPHHVVLRVFQYLPLIDRARASSVCRRWNEVFHVPDLWRKFEFELNQSATGSHLSSPHPDLIRQIIKKHAAHLQYVSFKVDGSTESAEAACDILSQLVNCSLQTLGLISTAKPSFMNVSKSHFVAALTVVIVNSTSSSSIKIEDTPADDPSLKILVANNSDTLRRLKMSSCPHVSSDGSPKIGGTRVVRIVYEAALSRFQVGNWRTKAQLDD; this comes from the exons ATGGATGGCGGTGAGTACCCCCTGGCAGCAGTTACTTCATTTCGTTCATTCAGAGTGAACTCTAACTTGGAAGCCTCCTTTAG aATGAAGAGGAACCATTTATCTCTTGTGAATAAAGTTGTCCAGGCTTCACCACCAGTGAAGCAGCCAAAACTTGAGTCCTGCTCTTCTTTCGACCAGACTCATGTGTACACTGTCCTTCTAGACTGGGGGAGTTTGCCTCACCACGTAGTATTACGTGTGTTTCAGTATCTTCCTTTAATAGATCGGGCCCGGGCATCTTCTGTGTGCAGGAGATGGAATGAAGTTTTTCATGTTCCTGACCTTTGGCGCAAGTTTGAGTTTGAACTGAACCAGTCAGCTACGGGGTCGCATTTGAGCTCCCCTCATCCCGATCTCATTCGGCAGATCATTAAAAAGCACGCCGCCCATCTCCAGTATGTCAGTTTCAAG GTTGATGGTAGTACTGAATCAGCAGAAGCTGCCTGTGATATACTTTCTCAGCTGGTGAATTGTTCTCTCCAGACCTTGGGCTTGATTTCAACGGCTAAGCCAAGCTTTATGAATGTGTCAAAG TCTCATTTTGTGGCAGCACTTACAGTTGTTATTGTCAactcaacatcatcatcatcaatcaAAATTGAAGACACACCAGCGGATGATCCTTCTTTGAAGATTCTTGTGGCCAATAACAGTGATACTCTAAGACGCCTAAAAATGAGTAGCTGTCCTCATGTTTCATCGGATG GCTCCCCGAAAATCGGAGGCACCAGGGTTGTTAGGATTGTATATGAAGCAGCACTGAGCAGATTCCAAGTGGGGAACTG GAGGACAAAGGCACAGCTTGATGACTGA
- the LOC125126369 gene encoding F-box/LRR-repeat protein 21-like isoform X3, giving the protein MDGGEYPLAAVTSFRSFRVNSNLEASFRMKRNHLSLVNKVVQASPPVKQPKLESCSSFDQTHVYTVLLDWGSLPHHVVLRVFQYLPLIDRARASSVCRRWNEVFHVPDLWRKFEFELNQSATGSHLSSPHPDLIRQIIKKHAAHLQYVSFKVDGSTESAEAACDILSQLVNCSLQTLGLISTAKPSFMNVSKSHFVAALTVVIVNSTSSSSIKIEDTPADDPSLKILVANNSDTLRRLKMSSCPHVSSDGSPKIGGTRVVRIVYEAALSRFQVGNCILLVQKSNCSFLRIITLQLNILSAPVHGLHTGGLKS; this is encoded by the exons ATGGATGGCGGTGAGTACCCCCTGGCAGCAGTTACTTCATTTCGTTCATTCAGAGTGAACTCTAACTTGGAAGCCTCCTTTAG aATGAAGAGGAACCATTTATCTCTTGTGAATAAAGTTGTCCAGGCTTCACCACCAGTGAAGCAGCCAAAACTTGAGTCCTGCTCTTCTTTCGACCAGACTCATGTGTACACTGTCCTTCTAGACTGGGGGAGTTTGCCTCACCACGTAGTATTACGTGTGTTTCAGTATCTTCCTTTAATAGATCGGGCCCGGGCATCTTCTGTGTGCAGGAGATGGAATGAAGTTTTTCATGTTCCTGACCTTTGGCGCAAGTTTGAGTTTGAACTGAACCAGTCAGCTACGGGGTCGCATTTGAGCTCCCCTCATCCCGATCTCATTCGGCAGATCATTAAAAAGCACGCCGCCCATCTCCAGTATGTCAGTTTCAAG GTTGATGGTAGTACTGAATCAGCAGAAGCTGCCTGTGATATACTTTCTCAGCTGGTGAATTGTTCTCTCCAGACCTTGGGCTTGATTTCAACGGCTAAGCCAAGCTTTATGAATGTGTCAAAG TCTCATTTTGTGGCAGCACTTACAGTTGTTATTGTCAactcaacatcatcatcatcaatcaAAATTGAAGACACACCAGCGGATGATCCTTCTTTGAAGATTCTTGTGGCCAATAACAGTGATACTCTAAGACGCCTAAAAATGAGTAGCTGTCCTCATGTTTCATCGGATG GCTCCCCGAAAATCGGAGGCACCAGGGTTGTTAGGATTGTATATGAAGCAGCACTGAGCAGATTCCAAGTGGGGAACTG CATATTGCTTGTTCAGAAGAGCAACTGTTCCTTCCTCAGAATCATCACACTCCAGCTGAATATCCTAAGCGCCCCAGTTCACGGATTGCATACTGGGGGCCTCAAGAGCTGA